One part of the Bacteroidota bacterium genome encodes these proteins:
- a CDS encoding SusD/RagB family nutrient-binding outer membrane lipoprotein — MKKKTQLYLVIFTFSLIVPFTTGCKKSMDELNVNPNAPVTVNPDYLFTYSVVKGMNSYITNANVHYWLTMNWNMYFATLGGVDAGKEYDSNDGKDALWTEHYAQALMNAREVQRLTAGSNYLINKNSIARIWQAYLFSQLTDLFGDIPYSAALTGASSLNFTPTYDRQQNIYYALINELKQASAAMDPNQAVFPGNSDPLYKGSVSKWKQFANSLRLRLAMRMSIVDPVKAQQEIAALQNEPFISSNSDNAIFPYGGEIRNPLFDLIQTGQSGGKTYPSKYLIDKLKSLNDPRLPVFAQYTTESIIIGIPDHEGVPNLVPAGSSVWSNYNTDASDVSKIGLWFLKQDAPGVLMSYAEVCFLKAEAALNGWWNGNAQQLYEEGVTANLQSYTGSGITTSQITNYISSLPLVNQENIITQKWISFTYQNGYEAYAEYRRTGFPILKDYNGNAINISTYPNRFTYPATELNLNSVNYNAAVSVQGPDIASTKVWWDMN, encoded by the coding sequence ATGAAAAAGAAAACCCAACTCTACCTCGTTATTTTCACCTTCAGTCTGATTGTGCCTTTTACCACAGGCTGCAAGAAAAGCATGGATGAACTCAATGTCAATCCCAATGCACCTGTCACTGTCAATCCGGACTATCTTTTCACTTACTCGGTTGTAAAAGGAATGAACAGTTACATCACCAATGCCAATGTACATTACTGGCTCACCATGAACTGGAACATGTATTTTGCCACATTGGGAGGTGTAGATGCCGGTAAAGAATATGACAGCAACGATGGCAAGGATGCGTTATGGACAGAGCACTATGCACAAGCCTTAATGAATGCCCGCGAAGTGCAGCGACTCACCGCAGGCAGCAATTATCTCATCAACAAAAACAGCATTGCCCGCATCTGGCAGGCCTATCTTTTTTCACAACTTACAGATCTTTTCGGGGACATCCCCTACTCTGCTGCATTAACAGGAGCTTCATCACTCAACTTCACACCAACGTATGACAGGCAACAAAACATCTATTACGCTCTGATTAACGAACTCAAACAGGCATCTGCTGCTATGGATCCCAATCAGGCGGTTTTTCCCGGAAATTCTGATCCGTTGTACAAAGGGTCTGTCAGCAAATGGAAACAGTTCGCTAACTCACTTCGTCTACGACTGGCGATGCGAATGAGTATTGTGGATCCGGTAAAAGCGCAACAGGAAATCGCTGCACTTCAAAACGAACCATTCATTAGCTCCAACAGCGACAATGCTATTTTCCCCTATGGAGGAGAAATCCGGAATCCACTTTTTGATTTGATTCAAACCGGACAAAGCGGTGGGAAAACTTATCCAAGCAAATATCTCATTGACAAATTAAAATCACTGAATGATCCCCGGCTACCCGTATTTGCTCAATACACAACCGAGTCCATCATCATTGGTATTCCCGATCATGAGGGTGTCCCAAATCTTGTTCCTGCCGGATCATCGGTCTGGAGCAATTACAATACCGATGCATCGGATGTTTCTAAAATTGGACTATGGTTTTTGAAACAGGATGCACCCGGTGTATTGATGAGTTATGCAGAAGTATGCTTCCTGAAAGCAGAAGCCGCCTTAAATGGCTGGTGGAACGGTAATGCGCAACAGTTATACGAAGAAGGAGTGACCGCCAACCTGCAATCCTATACCGGTTCCGGAATAACTACTTCTCAAATCACCAACTACATTTCCTCACTTCCGCTGGTCAATCAGGAAAATATTATTACACAAAAATGGATTTCCTTCACTTATCAAAACGGATATGAAGCTTATGCAGAATACCGACGGACAGGTTTTCCGATTCTAAAAGATTACAATGGCAATGCGATTAATATCTCTACCTACCCTAATCGATTTACTTATCCCGCTACTGAACTTAATCTAAATTCAGTAAATTATAATGCTGCTGTTTCTGTACAGGGCCCTGATATTGCTTCTACTAAAGTTTGGTGGGATATGAATTAA
- a CDS encoding T9SS type A sorting domain-containing protein — translation MKKFYFRHLLLLLLIFTGRSVNAQYHLNLDGVNDYVRVTSYPSLQGASAVTVEAWINATAWKTPIYKGSVICTGNNVGQNNGFDLRAAENGTAEFNLSIAGNWVTATSAPIMQTGTWYHLAGVYSGDSVMIYINGVLRGLTIVSGGMIPSTGNLNIGESPGWTGRSFSGRIDEVRFWNYGRTQSEITSTICSSLTGTEPGLAGYWKLDATNGTITAVNSVAGGNNGTLINASIGSVWVSGDYNCTLSSPDIGAGALVAPVSNFNLTNAEQVSVSITNYSTNPISGFPVSYQIGNNTPVTETVSNPVPPFGTYTYTFTQTADLSSYQNYSFKTYTGLAGDVSASNDTLVKTVSNFAVGTNFGINFDGLDDRITIADAAALNPTTAITVEAWINATTWRNSIADGSIIAKDIDAPNRGYVLRCGKNGSIEFMISDNGSWKSAASPSVMLTNRWYHIAGVFDGSYVILYINGEMIARTPAAALSVSPTDLLIGESPTWSGRTFNGRMDEIRIWNIARSQNDIQSNMATSFAGTEPGLAAYYKLDEGLGNSTVNDATSGSNNGTLNNFVLANAWVSGYEQLLNDITVLGLESPNNLNAFSGASRVKVKVKNTGFNAVSGIPVSYSINNGASYTDTILTTLQVNEIYTLNFNKVEDLSALTSANIAVRSAFTNDMDIRNDSAVATLTKPTAGNILVAFNGVQHDFAGNGQTHFRDVLFPEGPENWSQIIMHVSVACPVTGCDPWDQAGKISLFKEGREYELGRFVTPYGKACGPWDIDVTDFKTLLTGKQKLQSFIQVWGPSGWMLTVTFEFIAAPTANPFQKITPLWNSDYHIYGDPNIPYTLPTITIPVDAKSNTVSTRMTLSGHGQGNTLNAAEFSQMTHQLNVNGSNAFSHLLWKSNCGSNTCANQSGTWTLSRAGWCPGQGVTPIVNNLTGNVTPGSTATIGYTLQTYTNLLNTGYNGSSHTEPYYRIHAYLIESSDSAQGFSDFTNATATRITSPVGAPTLSANEIVKAIVKNNGSIPMTNPRFSYFLNGIRLQTDTLFITLQPGDSIEHTFSQTADMSVQNDYTLHALVTAGDDANASDDVATKTIFQISSINENVSAIGLHIMPNPNNGKFTIQVSGVSGKMNIEVYDVQGKIVFKKEDMANGKNYQTEIDLGNITHQLYFIRVLSESGTGVAKIGIQ, via the coding sequence ATGAAAAAGTTCTACTTTCGACATCTACTCCTGCTCCTACTCATTTTTACAGGCCGTTCTGTCAATGCACAGTATCATCTAAATCTCGACGGAGTCAATGACTATGTCAGAGTCACCTCCTATCCTTCTTTGCAAGGTGCTTCAGCAGTCACTGTAGAAGCATGGATCAACGCCACAGCCTGGAAGACTCCTATTTACAAGGGCAGCGTAATCTGCACCGGAAATAATGTCGGACAAAACAACGGCTTTGATTTACGAGCAGCGGAAAATGGCACTGCAGAGTTCAACCTCAGTATTGCCGGCAACTGGGTAACGGCTACCTCTGCACCCATTATGCAAACCGGCACATGGTATCATCTTGCCGGAGTATATTCCGGAGATTCGGTGATGATCTACATCAATGGAGTATTGAGAGGATTGACCATTGTAAGCGGAGGGATGATACCATCAACAGGCAACCTCAACATAGGAGAATCACCGGGATGGACAGGCAGATCTTTCAGCGGCCGCATCGACGAAGTACGGTTCTGGAATTACGGACGCACGCAGAGTGAGATTACGAGCACCATTTGTTCGTCTCTTACAGGAACGGAACCCGGACTCGCCGGATACTGGAAACTCGATGCTACCAATGGAACAATTACAGCGGTCAATTCAGTTGCAGGTGGTAACAACGGAACACTCATCAATGCATCCATCGGATCAGTATGGGTAAGCGGTGATTATAATTGTACATTAAGCAGTCCGGATATCGGTGCAGGAGCATTGGTAGCACCTGTTTCAAATTTCAATCTTACCAACGCGGAACAAGTGAGTGTATCCATCACTAACTATAGCACCAACCCTATCAGTGGTTTTCCTGTGAGCTATCAGATTGGAAACAATACTCCGGTCACAGAAACTGTCAGCAACCCTGTTCCACCTTTCGGAACATACACGTATACCTTTACTCAAACAGCTGACCTCTCCTCCTATCAAAACTACTCCTTTAAAACCTATACCGGTCTCGCAGGTGATGTATCTGCCAGCAATGATACGCTGGTAAAAACAGTCAGCAATTTCGCGGTGGGAACTAATTTCGGTATAAACTTCGACGGACTTGATGATAGAATTACCATTGCTGATGCCGCAGCACTAAATCCAACAACTGCTATCACAGTTGAAGCCTGGATTAACGCCACCACCTGGCGCAATAGTATCGCGGATGGTTCCATCATTGCCAAAGACATTGATGCGCCCAACCGCGGATATGTACTTCGTTGCGGGAAGAACGGTAGCATCGAATTTATGATTTCAGATAACGGCTCCTGGAAATCGGCTGCCTCACCCTCTGTAATGCTGACGAACAGATGGTATCATATTGCCGGCGTATTCGATGGCAGCTATGTCATCCTATACATCAACGGAGAAATGATCGCGCGCACCCCTGCTGCTGCACTCTCCGTTTCACCGACTGATTTATTAATTGGAGAAAGTCCGACATGGAGCGGAAGAACATTCAACGGAAGAATGGATGAAATCCGCATCTGGAACATTGCCCGTTCTCAAAATGATATTCAAAGCAATATGGCGACCTCTTTCGCCGGTACAGAACCCGGACTTGCCGCCTACTATAAATTAGACGAAGGTCTGGGCAATTCAACTGTCAACGATGCCACTTCCGGTTCTAACAACGGGACATTAAATAATTTCGTTTTGGCGAATGCCTGGGTAAGCGGATATGAACAATTATTGAATGACATAACGGTTTTAGGGTTAGAATCGCCGAATAACCTGAATGCGTTTTCCGGGGCAAGCCGGGTTAAAGTAAAAGTGAAAAATACCGGGTTCAATGCTGTCAGCGGAATTCCCGTCTCTTACAGTATTAACAATGGCGCTTCTTATACCGACACCATCCTGACCACCTTACAAGTTAACGAAATTTACACCTTGAACTTTAATAAAGTGGAAGATTTGTCGGCATTGACTTCTGCCAACATTGCCGTTCGAAGCGCCTTCACTAACGATATGGATATCCGCAACGACTCTGCAGTAGCTACTTTAACAAAACCAACTGCCGGAAATATTCTCGTTGCCTTCAACGGGGTACAGCATGATTTTGCCGGCAATGGACAAACGCATTTCCGTGATGTACTATTTCCTGAAGGACCGGAAAACTGGAGTCAGATCATTATGCATGTCTCTGTCGCTTGTCCGGTGACCGGATGCGATCCATGGGATCAGGCGGGAAAAATATCGCTCTTTAAAGAAGGACGCGAATACGAACTTGGCCGATTTGTTACGCCTTATGGTAAAGCCTGTGGCCCCTGGGATATTGATGTCACAGATTTCAAAACATTACTGACCGGCAAACAAAAACTCCAGTCCTTCATTCAGGTTTGGGGACCGTCTGGTTGGATGCTTACCGTAACTTTTGAATTCATCGCTGCACCGACTGCGAATCCCTTCCAGAAAATAACACCATTATGGAATTCCGATTATCATATCTATGGTGATCCTAACATTCCGTATACACTTCCTACTATCACGATACCTGTTGATGCAAAGAGCAACACCGTTTCGACCCGCATGACACTATCGGGACATGGACAAGGAAACACACTCAATGCCGCTGAATTCAGTCAGATGACACATCAGCTGAATGTAAATGGTTCAAATGCCTTCTCCCATCTGCTCTGGAAATCGAACTGTGGCTCCAACACCTGTGCCAACCAAAGTGGTACGTGGACCTTATCACGAGCAGGATGGTGCCCGGGACAAGGCGTAACACCAATCGTTAACAATCTCACCGGAAATGTTACTCCGGGCAGCACTGCAACTATCGGATACACGCTACAGACCTACACCAATCTGCTCAATACCGGCTACAATGGATCCAGCCATACCGAACCTTACTACCGCATACACGCTTACCTAATCGAAAGCAGTGATTCGGCACAAGGCTTCAGTGATTTCACGAATGCAACGGCTACCCGGATCACCTCTCCCGTAGGTGCACCCACTTTAAGTGCCAACGAAATTGTAAAAGCCATCGTTAAAAACAATGGTTCAATCCCGATGACAAACCCGCGCTTCAGTTATTTTCTCAATGGCATCCGCTTACAAACCGATACTTTATTTATTACACTCCAACCGGGTGACAGTATAGAACATACCTTCTCGCAAACTGCAGATATGTCAGTACAGAACGATTATACGCTGCACGCACTCGTTACTGCCGGCGACGATGCGAATGCATCCGATGATGTGGCCACCAAAACCATCTTCCAAATTTCAAGCATAAACGAGAACGTCTCTGCTATAGGACTCCACATCATGCCGAATCCTAACAATGGAAAATTTACTATTCAGGTATCGGGAGTAAGTGGTAAGATGAACATAGAGGTGTATGATGTACAAGGAAAAATAGTTTTCAAAAAAGAAGACATGGCTAACGGAAAGAATTATCAAACTGAGATCGACCTGGGAAATATTACACATCAATTGTATTTCATACGTGTCCTCAGCGAAAGTGGAACAGGAGTTGCAAAGATTGGTATTCAATAA
- the ytxJ gene encoding bacillithiol system redox-active protein YtxJ produces the protein MKNWKTITSEEDVRNIINASTLKTQIIFKDSHSCGISAYAKERLAEGSNLLAEKAEFNYLDLLRFRDVSNFISSELDVTHQSPQIIVIKDKKVVYRDSHHSIQPGKIVKYL, from the coding sequence ATGAAGAACTGGAAAACGATTACAAGTGAAGAGGATGTTAGAAATATTATTAATGCTTCTACTCTAAAAACCCAAATTATTTTTAAAGACAGCCATAGTTGTGGAATCAGTGCCTATGCTAAAGAAAGGTTAGCGGAAGGATCAAATCTACTGGCAGAAAAAGCTGAATTTAATTATTTAGATTTATTGCGTTTTCGTGACGTTTCAAATTTTATTTCGAGTGAACTCGACGTGACCCATCAATCGCCACAAATCATCGTGATAAAAGATAAAAAAGTAGTGTATCGTGATTCACATCATTCTATTCAACCCGGGAAAATTGTAAAATATTTATAA
- a CDS encoding SusC/RagA family TonB-linked outer membrane protein — protein MPNRYLLLLLFFHLVLNLNAQQISISGTVRSAEDQSVLPGVSIVVKGSTVGTITDMDGKFSITSASAYDSLQFSYIGMLTQVIAINNQSSMNVELKADRQNIKEVVVTALGIKREKKALGYAVQEIKGMEMQTARDASFINQLSGKVAGLNISSTTGGPGSSSRIVLRGVTSLSGSNQALIVIDGVPVENNTSNTTTQWGGRDYGNGLSDINPDDIESVTVLKGANAAALYGSLAANGVLVITTKKGSASKGIGVTFNSSTTVELPYIHIKFQDKYGAGRNGKFEGPWELIDGVNTYNTASATAFGSWGPKMEGQTIRDWNGELRSFTPQPDNYKSYFQTGITSVNNVSLQGGNDKMTYRLSAGNFTTKDIVPNTTLNRTNVTARTTASLSEKLSIDISATYSNQQAENRLGLANSFSAPRNYVMMPRHITAESLEGSMMDASGKETTWFTNWNWMTNPYWQRKFELNSDSRDRVIGVVSAFYQISPHLKGMIRSNADFNFRRNNEQEASNGISNSLGSYTSGWSTYKQYQGDFLFSYDNKITEDLTYTVNIGGSTLQKRDEQTTERTDGGLAIPYFYSIENSVNRPSVSYHLSESRTNALYTFAQFGYKTWLFADLTARNDWSSTLPESNRSYFYPSISSGFVFSEAFDWRQQLLSFGKIRASWAQVGRDTDPYRTNFSYPSAGSFNGAPMYQLDPSIPLLNLKPEITSNIELGTELIFFNGRIGLDFTYYRSNTRNQILPAGVSASSGFVSAIINSGEILNKGIEVQLKTRPIEGKNFKWNLDINFAHNKNEVISLTDGLETYQLFYQWNLTIEARPGHAYGDIVGYGIKRDGNGNKLVDDNGMYIRDSKPKVLGNYNPDFTGGVQNGFNYKNFSMSFLVDYRVGGEMFSGTNMYASGYSGNLESTLEGREGWYASEADRIAAGVAPEDWIATGGFLAEGVTADGSPNAVYVNPELYWGQFSSWTNEIHE, from the coding sequence ATGCCAAACCGATACCTGCTGCTCCTGCTATTTTTTCATTTAGTATTGAATCTCAATGCGCAACAAATTTCGATTTCCGGCACCGTGCGGTCAGCCGAAGACCAATCAGTGCTTCCCGGAGTTAGTATTGTAGTGAAGGGTTCAACGGTGGGGACCATTACCGACATGGATGGGAAGTTTTCCATTACAAGTGCTTCTGCCTATGATTCATTGCAATTCTCTTATATCGGCATGTTAACACAGGTCATCGCGATCAACAACCAATCGTCGATGAATGTAGAGCTGAAAGCTGACCGTCAAAATATAAAAGAAGTAGTAGTCACTGCATTGGGTATTAAACGCGAGAAGAAAGCACTCGGCTATGCAGTACAGGAGATCAAAGGGATGGAGATGCAAACAGCAAGAGATGCGAGTTTTATCAATCAGCTCTCGGGAAAAGTAGCGGGATTAAATATCTCCTCCACCACGGGCGGACCAGGTTCATCGAGCCGAATCGTTTTACGAGGCGTAACTTCTCTCAGTGGAAGCAATCAGGCCTTGATCGTTATAGATGGTGTTCCGGTAGAAAATAACACTTCCAACACCACGACGCAATGGGGCGGAAGAGATTACGGCAATGGGTTGAGCGATATCAATCCGGATGATATTGAATCTGTCACCGTGTTGAAAGGTGCGAATGCTGCTGCCCTCTATGGATCACTTGCGGCGAATGGCGTACTCGTGATCACGACTAAAAAAGGAAGTGCTTCGAAAGGAATCGGTGTGACTTTTAACAGCTCCACCACCGTGGAATTGCCTTATATTCATATTAAGTTTCAGGATAAATACGGAGCCGGCAGAAATGGGAAATTTGAAGGTCCATGGGAACTCATCGACGGTGTGAACACTTACAATACGGCAAGCGCCACCGCCTTTGGAAGCTGGGGTCCGAAAATGGAAGGACAAACGATTCGTGACTGGAACGGTGAACTTCGCTCCTTCACGCCACAGCCGGATAATTATAAATCCTATTTCCAGACCGGAATCACATCGGTGAACAATGTTTCCCTGCAAGGTGGAAATGATAAAATGACCTATCGTCTCTCAGCCGGAAACTTTACCACCAAGGACATCGTGCCCAATACCACATTGAACCGTACCAATGTCACCGCACGTACTACGGCCAGCCTATCCGAAAAGTTGAGTATTGATATCTCTGCTACTTACAGCAATCAGCAGGCAGAAAATCGTCTGGGACTTGCCAATAGTTTCAGCGCTCCCCGCAATTATGTGATGATGCCCCGGCACATAACTGCCGAATCTTTGGAAGGTTCAATGATGGATGCAAGTGGGAAAGAAACCACCTGGTTTACCAACTGGAACTGGATGACCAATCCCTACTGGCAAAGGAAATTCGAATTAAATTCGGATAGCCGTGACCGTGTGATCGGTGTGGTATCGGCCTTCTATCAGATAAGCCCTCATCTCAAAGGCATGATCCGCTCCAACGCTGATTTCAATTTCAGGAGAAACAATGAGCAGGAAGCATCAAACGGTATCTCTAACTCACTTGGTTCTTATACCAGCGGTTGGTCCACCTACAAACAATATCAGGGAGATTTTCTTTTTAGTTACGATAATAAAATTACGGAAGATCTGACTTACACCGTCAACATCGGTGGCAGCACTTTGCAAAAACGCGACGAACAAACGACGGAACGTACAGATGGTGGTTTGGCCATCCCCTACTTCTACAGCATTGAGAACTCCGTCAACCGTCCATCGGTGAGTTATCATCTCAGCGAAAGCAGAACCAATGCGCTTTACACCTTCGCACAATTCGGATACAAGACATGGCTCTTTGCAGATCTCACTGCCCGCAATGACTGGAGCAGCACCTTACCGGAATCCAACCGCTCCTATTTCTATCCTTCCATCAGCTCAGGATTTGTTTTTTCAGAAGCATTTGACTGGAGACAACAGCTACTCTCCTTTGGCAAAATCAGAGCTTCCTGGGCGCAGGTTGGCCGCGACACAGATCCTTACAGGACTAATTTTTCATATCCTTCCGCCGGTTCTTTCAATGGCGCTCCCATGTATCAACTGGATCCCTCCATTCCTTTGCTGAATTTAAAACCCGAAATTACTTCCAATATCGAATTAGGCACAGAACTGATCTTCTTCAACGGCAGAATTGGTCTGGACTTTACTTACTATCGTTCCAACACCCGCAATCAGATTTTACCTGCCGGTGTATCGGCCAGCTCCGGATTTGTGAGTGCCATCATCAACAGTGGCGAAATCCTGAATAAAGGAATCGAAGTGCAACTGAAGACAAGACCCATTGAAGGCAAAAATTTTAAATGGAACCTGGATATCAATTTTGCGCATAATAAAAACGAGGTCATTTCACTCACCGATGGACTGGAAACGTATCAACTCTTCTACCAATGGAACTTAACCATCGAAGCCCGACCCGGACATGCTTATGGCGATATCGTTGGGTATGGCATCAAACGGGATGGCAATGGCAACAAGCTGGTAGATGATAACGGTATGTATATCCGCGACAGCAAACCGAAAGTCCTGGGCAACTACAACCCGGATTTTACCGGAGGTGTACAAAATGGTTTTAATTATAAAAACTTCAGCATGTCGTTTCTGGTGGATTATCGGGTGGGTGGAGAAATGTTTAGTGGCACCAATATGTACGCCAGCGGCTATTCCGGAAATCTGGAGAGCACGTTGGAGGGCAGAGAAGGATGGTATGCTTCAGAGGCAGATCGCATTGCAGCAGGTGTTGCTCCGGAAGATTGGATAGCCACCGGAGGTTTTTTAGCAGAGGGGGTTACGGCAGATGGTAGTCCGAATGCAGTTTATGTCAACCCTGAACTGTACTGGGGACAATTTTCTTCATGGACCAATGAAATACACGAATAG
- a CDS encoding T9SS type A sorting domain-containing protein, translating into MKLKFTPLLLLFIFILTNSHGQTPAGNSFYIDYPSWNAGTQPPVYFNCGTNNILNTGNELTMEVWVRMYNSTWNQKIMGKVTPAFDNGYVMGMQLGQNYSEIWNPALNTIQAGSTPVDSAWVHFATTFGSGGQMLCYVNGEQVGGLPLTGNAIASSSNPFIIGIAPWDLTNFQSFGQIDEVRLWSVVRTQDDIKSTMHKQLQGNEPGLVAYYDFNQSAGGNLPDISGNGNNGTISPTAAYWSWSPSYAAVGDGPLYAMLDVAAVWFGKDATLYNYATTTNGLNIIANIQPKAFDYAVYGHNDSSGISTSFLPATAPIDFERTSREWYFKKGGNIGADLYFNLSTAAAGGDSLEKNLAVQNYTLLSRDSTNQLFTPVAAASTLLAGGTVVKFTGINLENKYYCIGVGSTAIAAVPATPEWSKLISLLPNPAQHSITITNIAGAELQVLDAVGKQVMQWKGIELQQYFDVSTLENGSYFLKITKDRESTTKQFIIQK; encoded by the coding sequence ATGAAACTCAAATTCACCCCTCTTCTCCTGTTATTTATCTTTATTTTAACCAATAGTCATGGGCAAACCCCGGCCGGCAACAGCTTTTACATAGATTATCCGAGTTGGAATGCGGGAACACAACCTCCTGTGTATTTCAATTGCGGAACCAACAATATCTTGAATACAGGTAATGAATTGACGATGGAAGTGTGGGTACGCATGTACAACTCCACCTGGAATCAGAAGATCATGGGAAAAGTAACTCCTGCATTTGATAATGGATATGTAATGGGGATGCAACTCGGACAAAACTATTCCGAGATCTGGAATCCTGCGTTGAATACTATTCAGGCGGGAAGCACCCCTGTTGATTCTGCCTGGGTACATTTCGCCACCACTTTCGGGTCAGGGGGGCAGATGCTTTGCTATGTGAATGGAGAACAGGTAGGCGGACTACCATTAACCGGAAATGCCATCGCTTCCAGCAGCAATCCCTTTATTATTGGTATTGCTCCCTGGGATCTCACCAACTTCCAAAGCTTCGGACAAATTGATGAAGTGCGTTTATGGAGTGTGGTGCGTACACAGGATGATATTAAATCCACCATGCATAAACAATTGCAAGGTAATGAACCCGGTTTAGTCGCTTACTATGATTTTAACCAAAGCGCCGGTGGAAATCTTCCTGATATTTCCGGTAATGGAAACAATGGTACGATCAGTCCTACTGCTGCTTATTGGTCCTGGTCACCCTCCTACGCAGCTGTAGGCGATGGACCACTTTATGCTATGCTGGATGTAGCAGCCGTCTGGTTCGGTAAGGATGCAACGTTATACAACTATGCCACTACTACCAACGGACTCAACATCATTGCCAATATTCAACCAAAAGCATTTGATTATGCGGTTTACGGCCACAATGATTCTTCCGGGATCTCCACTTCCTTCCTTCCCGCTACTGCTCCGATCGATTTTGAGCGCACGAGTCGTGAATGGTATTTCAAAAAAGGAGGCAATATTGGTGCTGATTTATATTTTAATCTATCAACCGCCGCTGCAGGTGGTGATTCACTCGAGAAAAATTTAGCGGTACAGAACTACACCTTACTGTCACGTGATTCGACCAATCAGCTATTTACACCGGTGGCTGCAGCGAGCACATTGCTTGCCGGTGGAACGGTGGTAAAATTTACCGGGATCAACCTTGAAAATAAATACTATTGCATCGGCGTAGGAAGTACTGCTATTGCTGCTGTTCCAGCAACACCGGAATGGAGTAAACTCATTTCTCTTTTACCAAATCCGGCACAACACAGCATTACCATTACCAATATTGCCGGAGCTGAGTTGCAGGTTCTCGATGCAGTAGGGAAACAAGTGATGCAATGGAAAGGAATCGAATTACAACAGTATTTTGATGTGAGCACGCTCGAAAATGGCAGCTACTTTTTGAAAATCACTAAAGACCGTGAATCCACAACAAAACAATTCATCATTCAAAAATAA